A genomic segment from Amycolatopsis camponoti encodes:
- a CDS encoding TetR/AcrR family transcriptional regulator gives MTKRGATLSTSDARRDVVVDAAIAEFARGGYHSTPISAVAARADISPAYVFKLFPGKVSLFVAAIDRCFELVAHALSNGAARAGGDDPGRILYEMGGAYAELIADRNLLMLQVHAQSAADTPEIADALRRGLAKVTELALERSGADGEQVQRFIAYGQLCHLIATLDLDDRAGDWAAVLAAGIRHPGKN, from the coding sequence ATGACCAAGCGCGGAGCCACCCTCTCCACCTCGGACGCCCGGCGGGACGTCGTCGTCGACGCGGCCATCGCCGAGTTCGCCCGGGGCGGGTACCACAGCACGCCGATCAGCGCCGTGGCCGCGCGGGCCGACATCTCCCCCGCGTACGTCTTCAAGTTGTTCCCCGGCAAGGTTTCCCTCTTCGTCGCCGCGATCGACCGGTGCTTCGAGCTCGTCGCGCACGCTCTCTCCAACGGCGCCGCCCGCGCCGGCGGTGACGACCCCGGCCGGATCCTCTACGAGATGGGCGGCGCCTACGCCGAGCTCATCGCCGACCGGAACCTGCTCATGCTGCAGGTGCACGCCCAGTCGGCCGCCGACACGCCCGAGATCGCCGACGCCCTGCGGCGCGGCTTGGCGAAGGTCACCGAACTCGCCCTCGAGCGCTCGGGCGCCGACGGCGAGCAGGTCCAGCGCTTCATCGCCTACGGCCAGCTCTGCCACCTCATCGCCACCCTCGACCTCGACGACCGCGCCGGCGACTGGGCCGCCGTGCTCGCCGCCGGCATCCGCCACCCCGGCAAAAACTGA
- the argG gene encoding argininosuccinate synthase: MSKVLTSLPVGERVGIAFSGGLDTSVAVAWMRDKGAVPCTYTADIGQYDEPDIESVPGRAGQYGAEIARLVDCREALVEEGLAALTCGAFHIRTGGRSYFNTTPLGRAVTGTLLVRAMLEDDVQIWGDGSTYKGNDIERFYRYGLLANPSLRVYKPWLDADFVTELGGRKEMSEWLLAHDLPYRDSTEKAYSTDANIWGATHEAKSLEHLDTGIEIVKPIMGVAFWDPEVEIATEDVTVGFEQGRPVTINGKEFASAVDLVLEANAIGGRHGLGMSDQIENRIIEAKSRGIYEAPGMALLHAAYERLVNAIHNEDTLASYHNHGRQLGRLMYEGRWLDPQAMMLRESLQRWVGTAITGEVTLRLRRGEDYSILDSTGPAFSYHPDKLSMERTEDSAFGPVDRIGQLTMRNLDIADSRAKLEQYASLGMVGGNSHPKLIGAAQAASTGLIGAMPEGGAQVIASRGKTDDDELLDSAAMEFGTD; encoded by the coding sequence ATGTCCAAGGTGCTCACTTCCCTGCCCGTCGGCGAGCGTGTCGGTATCGCCTTCTCCGGTGGCCTCGACACTTCCGTAGCGGTCGCGTGGATGCGCGACAAAGGCGCGGTCCCCTGCACCTACACCGCCGACATCGGCCAGTACGACGAACCCGACATCGAGTCGGTGCCCGGCCGCGCCGGGCAGTACGGGGCCGAGATCGCGCGGCTCGTCGACTGCCGGGAAGCCCTCGTCGAAGAGGGGCTCGCGGCGCTGACGTGCGGGGCGTTCCACATCCGCACCGGCGGCCGCAGCTACTTCAACACCACGCCGCTCGGCCGCGCGGTCACCGGCACCCTGCTGGTGCGCGCCATGCTCGAGGACGACGTCCAGATCTGGGGCGACGGCTCCACCTACAAGGGCAACGACATCGAGCGGTTCTACCGCTACGGCCTGCTGGCCAACCCCTCCCTGCGCGTCTACAAGCCGTGGCTCGACGCGGATTTCGTCACCGAGCTCGGCGGTCGCAAGGAGATGTCGGAGTGGCTGCTGGCCCACGACCTGCCTTACCGCGACAGCACCGAGAAGGCCTACTCGACCGACGCCAACATCTGGGGCGCCACGCACGAGGCGAAGTCCCTGGAGCACCTGGACACCGGCATCGAGATCGTCAAGCCCATCATGGGCGTGGCGTTCTGGGACCCCGAGGTGGAGATCGCCACCGAGGACGTCACCGTCGGCTTCGAGCAGGGCCGGCCGGTGACGATCAACGGCAAGGAGTTCGCCTCCGCCGTCGACCTGGTGCTGGAGGCCAACGCCATCGGCGGCCGCCACGGCCTGGGCATGTCCGACCAGATCGAGAACCGGATCATCGAGGCGAAGAGCCGCGGCATCTACGAGGCGCCGGGCATGGCGCTGCTGCACGCGGCCTACGAGCGGCTCGTCAACGCGATCCACAACGAGGACACCCTCGCCAGCTACCACAACCACGGGCGGCAGCTCGGCCGCCTGATGTACGAAGGCCGCTGGCTGGACCCGCAGGCGATGATGCTGCGCGAGTCGCTGCAGCGCTGGGTCGGCACCGCGATCACCGGCGAGGTCACCCTGCGGCTGCGTCGCGGCGAGGACTACTCGATCCTCGACTCGACCGGCCCGGCGTTCAGCTACCACCCGGACAAGCTGTCGATGGAGCGGACCGAGGACTCGGCGTTCGGCCCGGTCGACCGGATCGGCCAGCTGACCATGCGCAACCTCGACATCGCGGACTCGCGGGCCAAGCTGGAGCAGTACGCGAGCCTCGGCATGGTCGGGGGGAACTCGCACCCGAAGCTGATCGGCGCGGCGCAGGCGGCGTCGACCGGCCTGATCGGCGCGATGCCCGAGGGTGGCGCCCAGGTGATCGCCTCCCGCGGCAAGACCGACGACGACGAGCTGCTCGACAGCGCCGCGATGGAGTTCGGCACGGACTGA
- a CDS encoding FAD-binding protein, with translation MGEQNWAGNHAYGADSVLTPRTVDEVREAVAAASRVKALGSRHCFNDIADTPGGVLLDLRALDVPVEIGDGTVTVGGSARYGDFAEQLHAAGFALPNLASLPHITVAGSVATGTHGSGRRQPGLASAVSAVELVTANGELRTFTRAHAEFPGLVVGLGALGVVTRITLDVEPAFDVRQDVFDGLPWEAAYRHFDEIEDAAYSVSLFTNWVNDTIDQVWLKSRVDAFTARTDLFGAVPADGPRHPAHAAGIAAGNCTPQQGVPGPWHERLPHFALAFTPSVGDELQSEYFVPYRDAVAAVRAVREIGALLAPVLLVSEIRAIAADELWLSPCHGGDRVALHFTWQPRQPEVEAVLPVLEERLAAFGARPHWGKLFHTAGPYPRIDDFRTLATELDPRGKFRNPFLDRHVFGG, from the coding sequence TTGGGCGAGCAGAACTGGGCCGGCAACCACGCCTACGGCGCGGACTCGGTGCTGACTCCACGCACGGTCGACGAGGTGCGGGAAGCCGTCGCGGCGGCGTCGCGGGTCAAGGCGCTGGGCAGCCGGCACTGCTTCAACGACATCGCGGACACCCCCGGCGGTGTCCTGCTGGACCTGCGCGCGCTCGACGTCCCGGTGGAGATCGGCGACGGCACGGTGACGGTCGGCGGGTCCGCCCGCTACGGCGACTTCGCCGAACAGCTGCACGCGGCGGGGTTCGCGCTGCCGAACCTCGCGTCGCTCCCGCACATCACGGTGGCCGGCAGCGTCGCGACCGGCACCCACGGCTCCGGGCGACGGCAGCCGGGCCTCGCCTCGGCCGTGTCGGCGGTCGAGCTGGTCACCGCGAACGGCGAGCTGCGGACGTTCACCCGCGCCCACGCCGAGTTCCCGGGGCTGGTCGTCGGCCTCGGCGCGCTGGGCGTCGTCACGCGGATCACGCTGGACGTCGAGCCCGCGTTCGACGTGCGGCAGGACGTCTTCGACGGCCTGCCGTGGGAGGCCGCTTACCGGCACTTCGACGAGATCGAGGACGCCGCCTACAGCGTCAGCCTGTTCACGAACTGGGTGAACGACACGATCGACCAGGTGTGGCTCAAGAGCCGCGTGGACGCGTTCACCGCGCGGACGGACCTGTTCGGCGCGGTCCCGGCCGACGGGCCCCGCCACCCGGCGCACGCGGCGGGCATCGCGGCCGGCAACTGCACGCCGCAGCAAGGGGTCCCGGGCCCGTGGCACGAGCGGCTGCCGCACTTCGCGCTGGCGTTCACCCCGAGCGTGGGGGACGAGCTGCAGTCGGAGTACTTCGTGCCGTACCGGGACGCGGTGGCGGCGGTGCGGGCGGTCCGCGAGATCGGCGCGCTGCTGGCGCCGGTGCTGCTGGTGTCGGAGATCCGCGCGATCGCGGCGGACGAGCTGTGGCTGAGCCCGTGTCACGGCGGTGATCGCGTGGCGCTGCACTTCACGTGGCAGCCGCGGCAGCCGGAGGTGGAGGCGGTGCTCCCGGTGCTGGAGGAGCGCTTGGCGGCGTTCGGCGCCCGGCCGCACTGGGGCAAGCTCTTCCACACGGCCGGGCCGTACCCGCGAATCGATGATTTCCGCACGCTGGCCACGGAACTGGACCCGCGCGGCAAGTTCCGCAACCCGTTCCTGGACCGCCACGTCTTCGGCGGCTAG
- a CDS encoding Gfo/Idh/MocA family protein: protein MSGSRRRTVADPPRLAVVGTSGYAFSYLHRARILHDEGLVRFAGMADVRVPSAAAIALLPEGATAHVGVDDLLRRCCPDITVVATPPHAHVRVGGAVLRAGGDLLLETPPVLDLAGFRTLSRLAAENGSACQTGFQSFGSPALPVLRAAIAAGKLGEVAGVGAAGAWIRTDAYYRRNPWAGRRWLDGEAVVDGALTNPFSHAVATALLVGGVGGRDPAEIALELYGTRDIEADDTACLRIRFDRGPEIVVAASLCAEQDHEPYVVVHGTKGRAKFWYKSHRLELDDERVHLGEPVDLLRNLVAHRLDPAGVPLLAPLPATRAFASVVEAVRDAPSPARIPAGWIRTAGEGASRHPVVRGIGEEVAVAADRLALFSEIGVPWASAVRRGAQHTG, encoded by the coding sequence ATGTCGGGGAGCAGGCGCCGCACCGTCGCGGACCCGCCGAGGCTGGCCGTGGTCGGCACGTCCGGCTACGCGTTCAGCTACCTGCACCGCGCGCGCATCCTGCACGACGAGGGCCTGGTCCGGTTCGCCGGCATGGCCGACGTCCGGGTGCCGTCGGCCGCCGCGATCGCCTTGCTGCCCGAGGGCGCCACGGCGCACGTCGGGGTCGACGACCTGCTCCGCCGCTGCTGTCCCGACATCACCGTGGTCGCGACCCCGCCGCACGCGCACGTCCGCGTCGGCGGCGCGGTGCTGCGGGCGGGCGGCGACCTGCTCCTGGAAACCCCGCCGGTGCTCGACCTGGCCGGGTTCCGGACCCTGTCCCGGCTGGCCGCGGAGAACGGCTCGGCCTGCCAGACGGGGTTCCAGAGCTTCGGCTCGCCGGCGCTGCCGGTGCTGCGGGCGGCGATCGCGGCGGGGAAGCTCGGCGAGGTGGCGGGCGTCGGCGCGGCCGGGGCGTGGATCCGCACCGACGCCTACTACCGCCGCAACCCCTGGGCGGGCCGCCGGTGGCTGGACGGCGAAGCCGTGGTCGACGGCGCGCTGACCAACCCGTTCTCCCACGCGGTGGCCACCGCGCTGCTCGTCGGCGGGGTCGGCGGGCGCGATCCGGCGGAGATCGCCCTGGAGCTTTACGGCACGCGCGACATCGAAGCCGACGACACGGCGTGCCTGCGCATCCGCTTCGACCGCGGTCCCGAGATCGTCGTCGCCGCGTCGCTGTGCGCCGAGCAGGACCACGAGCCCTACGTGGTGGTGCACGGCACGAAGGGGCGGGCGAAGTTCTGGTACAAGAGCCACCGGCTGGAGCTCGACGACGAACGGGTCCACCTCGGCGAACCGGTGGACCTGCTGCGGAACCTGGTGGCCCACCGGCTCGACCCGGCCGGGGTCCCGCTGCTCGCGCCGCTGCCGGCCACCCGCGCGTTCGCGTCGGTGGTCGAGGCGGTGCGGGACGCGCCGTCGCCGGCCCGGATCCCGGCGGGCTGGATCCGCACGGCGGGTGAAGGGGCGAGCCGGCACCCGGTGGTCCGCGGGATCGGCGAGGAGGTCGCCGTGGCCGCGGACCGGCTGGCGCTGTTCTCCGAGATCGGCGTCCCGTGGGCGAGCGCCGTCCGCCGGGGCGCGCAACACACCGGGTAG
- a CDS encoding medium chain dehydrogenase/reductase family protein — MTTTTEIVLPSLVEPDGLRVEHRELPRPGAGEALVGVEASGVSFAEQQMRRGKYYDQPPFPFVPGYDVVGTVLEAEDPALVGRRVAAMTKIGGWSSHLVVPAADLVPVPDGLDAAEAETFVVNGITAWQMLHRKARVRAGGTILVHGASGGVGTTLVQLARAAGIKVIGTASARNLDAVTALGATALDYRGDVPARVRELAPGGVDAVFDHIGGPGIVDSFRLLAPGGTLVAYGSVSTVNTGGSAKPAVLKLVARLLWWNALPNRRRTHFYNVWGGKRNLTRFRARLAEDLTAVFALAAKGQLRAQVAARIPLEDAAKALSLAESGTVTGKVVLVP, encoded by the coding sequence ATGACCACCACCACCGAAATCGTCCTCCCCAGCCTCGTCGAGCCGGACGGCCTGCGCGTCGAGCACCGCGAGCTGCCGCGGCCCGGGGCCGGCGAGGCCCTCGTGGGCGTCGAGGCGAGCGGGGTCTCGTTCGCCGAGCAGCAGATGCGCCGCGGGAAGTACTACGACCAGCCGCCGTTCCCGTTCGTGCCCGGGTACGACGTCGTCGGCACGGTGCTCGAAGCCGAAGACCCGGCCCTCGTCGGGCGCCGCGTGGCCGCCATGACCAAGATCGGCGGCTGGAGCAGCCACCTCGTCGTCCCGGCCGCCGACCTCGTGCCGGTCCCCGACGGGCTGGACGCGGCCGAGGCCGAGACGTTCGTGGTCAACGGCATCACGGCGTGGCAGATGCTGCACCGGAAGGCGCGGGTGCGGGCCGGCGGCACGATCCTCGTCCACGGCGCGAGCGGCGGCGTCGGCACCACGCTCGTCCAGCTCGCCCGGGCGGCCGGGATCAAGGTGATCGGGACCGCCTCGGCCCGGAACCTGGACGCCGTGACCGCGCTCGGCGCGACCGCCCTCGACTACCGCGGCGACGTCCCGGCCCGGGTCCGCGAGCTGGCACCCGGCGGGGTCGACGCCGTCTTCGACCACATCGGCGGCCCCGGCATCGTCGACTCGTTCCGCCTGCTGGCCCCCGGCGGCACCCTGGTCGCCTACGGCAGCGTGTCCACGGTGAACACCGGCGGCAGCGCGAAGCCCGCCGTGCTGAAGCTGGTCGCGCGGCTGCTGTGGTGGAACGCGCTCCCCAACCGCCGCCGGACGCACTTCTACAACGTCTGGGGCGGCAAGCGGAACCTCACCCGCTTCCGCGCGCGCCTCGCCGAGGACCTGACGGCCGTCTTCGCCCTGGCGGCGAAGGGGCAGCTCAGGGCGCAGGTGGCGGCGCGGATCCCGCTCGAGGACGCGGCGAAGGCGTTGAGCCTGGCCGAATCCGGGACCGTCACCGGCAAGGTCGTGCTCGTCCCCTGA
- a CDS encoding S1 family peptidase → MRKRIARTGVVVTGVLLSALAAAAPSLAAQPAIIDGSDAGSLHSAARMFAGGQEICSATIIAPDWILTARHCTQGADGKPISFHVGDLDQTKGTTVNATSVHEAPDSDIALVQIDQQVQTEYAPLGSEGDVKVGDQAEVYGWGATCTDKPEIECQSQLLKVAKVSVSSIDCPDGAAGVSVCANRGDGITAGGDSGGPMYAGGKQVGVASTSDRQSYTAYINITKYRDWISATAGV, encoded by the coding sequence GTGCGCAAACGTATCGCGCGAACCGGCGTAGTCGTCACCGGTGTCCTGCTCTCGGCACTCGCGGCCGCGGCGCCGTCCCTGGCCGCTCAGCCGGCCATCATCGACGGCAGCGATGCCGGCTCGCTCCACTCGGCGGCCCGGATGTTCGCCGGCGGCCAGGAGATCTGCTCGGCGACGATCATCGCGCCCGACTGGATCCTCACCGCCCGCCACTGCACCCAGGGTGCCGACGGCAAGCCGATCAGCTTCCACGTCGGCGACCTGGACCAGACGAAGGGCACCACCGTCAACGCCACCTCCGTGCACGAGGCGCCGGACTCGGACATCGCGCTGGTCCAGATCGACCAGCAGGTGCAGACCGAGTACGCGCCGCTGGGCAGCGAGGGTGATGTGAAGGTGGGCGACCAGGCCGAGGTCTACGGCTGGGGCGCGACCTGCACCGACAAGCCCGAGATCGAGTGCCAGTCGCAGCTGCTGAAGGTCGCGAAGGTCAGCGTCAGCTCGATCGACTGCCCGGACGGCGCGGCGGGCGTCTCCGTGTGCGCGAACCGCGGCGACGGCATCACGGCGGGCGGCGACTCCGGCGGCCCGATGTACGCAGGAGGCAAGCAGGTCGGCGTGGCGTCGACGAGCGACCGCCAGTCGTACACGGCCTACATAAACATCACGAAGTACCGGGACTGGATCTCCGCCACCGCGGGCGTCTGA
- a CDS encoding serine hydrolase domain-containing protein: MSLRENLRRHVDEGTLPGAVAIVDRAGRPEVVTVGSVDVEGSGPMAEDTLFRFASITKPVTAAAVLALVDDGRLTLDDPIGRWLPELADPKVVRTPASPVDDVVPAKRPITVFDVLTGQAGWGFAADFTLPAVRALFPVQGDGREVQSFPPADVWLARLAEVPLAFQPGEAWLYDTCSTIQGVLVARASGRSLPEFLEERIFTPLGMADTGFAVGPDRRDRFTAFYKKTPDGLVLADAPDGQWSTRPALPLGSGGLAGTAGDWVAFGRMLLASGAAPDGGRVLSPESVRLMTTDHTTAAHRETGALFLEGQGWGMGGAVDIAAVEPWTVPGRYGWVGGTGTTAHVVPATGTVAVLLTQVGEDNPVPPEWMRGFWRDAAA; the protein is encoded by the coding sequence ATGAGCCTGCGCGAGAACCTGCGGCGTCACGTCGACGAAGGCACGCTGCCCGGTGCGGTGGCCATCGTGGACCGGGCCGGGCGCCCCGAGGTCGTGACGGTCGGCTCGGTGGACGTCGAAGGCAGCGGGCCGATGGCCGAAGACACGCTCTTCCGCTTCGCCTCCATCACCAAGCCGGTCACCGCCGCGGCGGTCCTGGCCCTGGTGGACGACGGCCGGCTGACCCTCGACGACCCGATCGGCCGGTGGCTGCCCGAGCTGGCGGACCCGAAGGTGGTGCGCACCCCGGCGAGCCCGGTCGACGACGTCGTCCCGGCGAAGCGGCCGATCACCGTCTTCGACGTCCTCACCGGCCAGGCGGGCTGGGGGTTCGCCGCCGACTTCACGCTCCCGGCGGTGCGGGCGCTCTTCCCCGTCCAAGGCGACGGCCGGGAGGTGCAGAGCTTCCCGCCGGCGGACGTCTGGCTCGCGCGGCTGGCCGAGGTGCCGCTCGCCTTCCAGCCGGGCGAGGCCTGGCTGTACGACACGTGCTCGACGATCCAGGGCGTGCTCGTCGCCCGCGCGTCCGGCCGGTCGCTGCCGGAGTTCCTCGAGGAGCGGATCTTCACGCCACTGGGCATGGCCGACACCGGGTTCGCCGTCGGGCCGGACCGGCGGGACCGGTTCACGGCCTTCTACAAGAAGACCCCGGACGGCCTGGTGCTCGCCGACGCCCCGGACGGCCAGTGGAGCACCCGGCCGGCCCTGCCGCTGGGCAGCGGCGGCCTGGCCGGGACGGCGGGCGACTGGGTGGCCTTCGGCCGGATGCTCCTCGCTTCCGGCGCGGCACCGGACGGCGGGCGCGTGCTCAGCCCCGAGTCCGTCCGGTTGATGACCACCGACCACACCACCGCCGCGCACCGCGAGACCGGCGCGCTCTTCCTGGAGGGCCAAGGCTGGGGGATGGGCGGCGCGGTGGACATCGCCGCCGTCGAGCCGTGGACCGTCCCGGGCCGCTACGGCTGGGTCGGCGGCACCGGCACCACCGCCCACGTCGTGCCCGCCACCGGCACGGTCGCCGTGCTGCTGACCCAGGTCGGCGAAGACAACCCGGTGCCCCCGGAGTGGATGCGCGGCTTCTGGCGGGACGCGGCCGCGTAG
- a CDS encoding LacI family DNA-binding transcriptional regulator — protein MSVTIHDVARRANVSISTVSRAFTSPDLVRHQTRSRVLAAASELGYHAVGAPQPVVRTGHIGIVVSDLGNPFFTGVLDGVQARARQDDVAVLFASSDQDPATEQNLVRRMARQVDGVVLGSPSMTDDQLRALATQTTLVLLNREVPGIPSIVMDAADGMRQAIEHLAALGHRRCAYLGGPRMSWANRARRAGLAEAAERHGTEVVEFGPFPPVFEGGLQGADLALAADVTAIVAYNDLVAFGALARLNARGVPVPDEISLVGFDDLVFAAISAPPLTTIAMPTEAAGRAAVTILLDLLDGAADEHTAQVLDTYLIVRATTAPPA, from the coding sequence GTGAGCGTGACCATTCACGACGTCGCCCGCCGGGCCAACGTGTCGATCTCGACCGTGTCGCGCGCGTTCACGTCCCCGGACCTGGTCCGGCACCAGACCCGCAGCCGGGTGCTGGCCGCGGCGAGCGAGCTCGGGTACCACGCCGTCGGTGCTCCGCAGCCCGTCGTCCGCACCGGGCACATCGGCATCGTGGTGTCGGACCTGGGCAACCCGTTCTTCACCGGCGTGCTCGACGGCGTCCAGGCCCGCGCGCGCCAGGACGACGTCGCCGTGCTGTTCGCGAGCAGCGACCAGGACCCGGCGACCGAGCAGAACCTGGTGCGCCGGATGGCCCGGCAGGTCGACGGCGTCGTGCTGGGCAGCCCGAGCATGACCGACGACCAGCTGCGCGCGCTCGCCACGCAGACGACCCTGGTGCTGCTCAACCGCGAGGTGCCGGGGATCCCGTCGATCGTGATGGACGCGGCCGACGGGATGCGGCAGGCGATCGAGCACCTGGCCGCGCTGGGCCACCGCCGCTGCGCGTACCTCGGCGGCCCCCGCATGTCGTGGGCCAACCGCGCGCGCCGGGCGGGCCTGGCGGAGGCGGCCGAGCGCCACGGCACGGAGGTCGTCGAGTTCGGCCCGTTCCCGCCGGTGTTCGAGGGCGGGCTGCAGGGCGCGGACCTGGCGCTGGCCGCGGACGTGACGGCGATCGTGGCTTACAACGACCTGGTGGCGTTCGGCGCACTCGCACGGCTCAACGCCCGCGGCGTGCCGGTGCCGGACGAGATCAGCCTGGTCGGCTTCGACGACCTCGTCTTCGCGGCGATCTCGGCCCCGCCGCTGACGACGATCGCGATGCCGACGGAGGCGGCGGGCCGGGCCGCGGTGACGATCCTGCTGGACCTGCTCGACGGCGCCGCCGACGAGCACACGGCGCAGGTGCTGGACACGTACCTGATCGTCCGCGCGACCACGGCCCCGCCGGCGTAG
- a CDS encoding pectate lyase family protein, which yields MTRKARFCLRVFATAAFAAAMVPTGVAHAAYESSPVGFGAGTTGGAGGETVTVTTASAFADAVTGTTARTVRVSGKIALASKTLVKIGSNKTILGVGSGSGFTGGGLAVDKSSNVIIRNLAIAKAVGTDAIQIQRGATRVWVDHNDLSSDLDHGKDYYDGLLDISHAADGITVSWNKFHDHYKVSLVGHSDNNASEDTGKLHVTYSHNWFENVNSRLPSLRFGTGHAYDNYFHAVTDSAVHSRMNAQFLAQNNVFESTKVCLETTGDSDVDGYLNESGNSFGGCTNKITRTGSMTNAPYSFTLEPTSTVKATVTAGAGVGRI from the coding sequence ATGACCAGGAAAGCCCGGTTCTGCCTGCGCGTTTTCGCCACGGCCGCCTTCGCCGCGGCGATGGTTCCCACCGGAGTCGCGCACGCCGCTTACGAAAGTTCCCCCGTCGGCTTCGGCGCCGGCACGACCGGCGGCGCGGGCGGCGAGACCGTCACCGTGACGACGGCGTCGGCGTTCGCCGACGCGGTGACGGGCACCACGGCCCGGACGGTCCGGGTGAGCGGCAAGATCGCCCTGGCGAGCAAGACCCTGGTGAAGATCGGGTCGAACAAGACGATCCTCGGCGTCGGGTCCGGTTCCGGCTTCACCGGCGGCGGGCTCGCCGTGGACAAGTCGTCGAACGTGATCATCCGCAACCTGGCCATCGCCAAGGCCGTCGGCACCGACGCGATCCAGATCCAGCGCGGCGCCACCCGCGTGTGGGTCGACCACAACGACCTGTCGTCCGACCTCGACCACGGCAAGGACTACTACGACGGCCTGCTCGACATCAGCCACGCGGCCGACGGGATCACCGTGTCGTGGAACAAGTTCCACGACCACTACAAGGTCTCCCTCGTCGGGCACAGCGACAACAACGCGAGCGAGGACACCGGCAAGCTGCACGTGACCTACAGTCACAACTGGTTCGAGAACGTCAACTCGCGGCTGCCCAGCCTGCGGTTCGGCACCGGGCACGCCTACGACAACTATTTCCACGCGGTCACCGATTCCGCCGTGCATTCGCGGATGAACGCGCAGTTCCTCGCCCAGAACAACGTCTTCGAATCCACCAAGGTGTGCCTGGAAACGACCGGTGACAGCGATGTCGACGGCTACCTCAACGAGTCGGGCAACTCCTTCGGCGGCTGCACGAACAAGATCACGCGCACCGGCAGCATGACGAACGCACCGTATTCCTTCACGCTGGAGCCGACTTCGACGGTCAAGGCCACCGTGACGGCGGGTGCGGGCGTCGGCCGGATCTGA
- a CDS encoding papain-like cysteine protease family protein, which yields MKTTSGVLRGLAAVSAAVAAVVALQAPATAAAARTDLGITMQAQQKDQWCWDASGNTIADYWGYSLSQTRFCQIAHNESGSDCANNQGYLSDQQRVFRSLGFSNVGSYNSNGQVLSFATIKNQIDAGQPIGTRIGWRSGGGHMHVLYGYDNASGATRVEYGDPWPNNSRYNSMNYDTYRSNTQFQWTHTLYGIEG from the coding sequence GTGAAAACCACATCAGGAGTTCTGCGTGGACTCGCCGCGGTTTCGGCCGCCGTGGCCGCCGTCGTCGCGCTGCAGGCGCCCGCGACCGCGGCCGCCGCGCGGACCGACCTCGGCATCACCATGCAGGCCCAGCAGAAGGACCAGTGGTGCTGGGACGCCAGCGGGAACACGATCGCCGACTACTGGGGATATTCGCTTTCCCAGACGCGGTTCTGCCAGATCGCCCACAACGAATCCGGCAGCGACTGCGCCAACAACCAGGGCTACCTGTCCGACCAGCAACGGGTGTTCCGCTCGCTCGGTTTCTCGAACGTCGGGTCCTACAACTCGAACGGGCAGGTCCTTTCCTTCGCCACCATCAAGAACCAGATCGACGCGGGACAGCCGATCGGCACCCGCATCGGCTGGCGCTCCGGTGGCGGCCACATGCACGTCCTCTACGGGTACGACAACGCGAGCGGTGCGACCCGCGTCGAATACGGCGACCCGTGGCCGAACAACAGCCGCTACAACTCCATGAACTACGACACCTACCGCTCCAACACGCAGTTCCAGTGGACGCACACGCTGTACGGGATCGAGGGATGA
- a CDS encoding DUF6801 domain-containing protein: protein MTETLLRKKRFLGIGLATLLAGAVAVLSAGPAAAAEKSLTYRGGFPLIGDQQVTVVVKADIPATATAGTPVSVPFSLDVDAGQAAGDGLRLVGATKISGTIASKVDLAIGGQSVAIPIELPIPETPVPAEGTLKFTAQGQVDFTVPAGTPAGEATSSVDSAATTHVVTDSGLGEFDVDLTLDPPDQDATLGTTTVG, encoded by the coding sequence ATGACGGAAACCCTTCTGCGGAAAAAGCGCTTCCTGGGAATCGGGCTCGCCACGCTGCTCGCGGGCGCGGTCGCCGTGCTTTCCGCGGGACCGGCCGCGGCGGCCGAGAAATCGCTGACCTACCGGGGCGGCTTCCCGCTGATCGGCGACCAGCAGGTCACCGTGGTCGTCAAGGCGGACATCCCCGCCACCGCGACCGCCGGCACGCCGGTCTCGGTGCCGTTCAGCCTCGACGTCGACGCCGGCCAGGCCGCCGGTGACGGCCTGCGCCTCGTCGGGGCCACCAAGATCTCCGGCACCATCGCCTCCAAGGTCGACCTCGCGATCGGCGGCCAGTCCGTGGCGATCCCGATCGAGCTGCCGATCCCGGAGACGCCCGTCCCCGCGGAAGGCACCCTGAAGTTCACCGCGCAGGGCCAGGTCGACTTCACCGTCCCGGCCGGCACCCCGGCGGGCGAAGCGACCAGCAGCGTCGACTCCGCGGCGACCACCCACGTCGTCACCGACAGCGGCCTCGGCGAGTTCGACGTCGACCTCACGCTCGACCCGCCGGACCAGGACGCCACCCTCGGCACGACGACAGTCGGCTGA